One region of Epilithonimonas zeae genomic DNA includes:
- a CDS encoding septal ring lytic transglycosylase RlpA family protein produces the protein MMKRVILVIIMMISTLGIYSFKSDATDAKTSFASFYHDKFNGRKTASGEIFNNSELTAANRTLPFGTEVKITNLISGKSVVVKVNDRGPYHSSRAFDLSKAAFSSIADTRKGTIAIEYEIID, from the coding sequence ATGATGAAAAGAGTTATTCTCGTAATCATAATGATGATTTCAACACTTGGTATTTATTCTTTCAAGAGTGATGCCACAGATGCCAAAACAAGTTTTGCATCGTTCTACCACGATAAATTTAACGGTAGAAAAACAGCAAGCGGAGAAATTTTCAATAACAGTGAGTTAACCGCTGCTAACAGAACCCTTCCTTTTGGAACAGAAGTAAAAATTACTAACTTGATTTCAGGGAAAAGTGTTGTAGTGAAAGTAAACGATAGAGGCCCTTACCACTCGTCAAGAGCCTTTGATTTATCTAAAGCTGCATTTAGTTCAATCGCAGATACCAGAAAAGGTACTATCGCTATTGAATACGAAATTATCGACTAA
- the map gene encoding type I methionyl aminopeptidase, producing the protein MSINNESELKGMQEASKAVAYTLKAMVDFAKPGMSTKELDDFGGKILADFGAKSAPYLTYGFPGWTCISVDNEFCHGIPSEKRILKEGDLINIDVSAELNGFWADNGSSFVIGKDFQQHQKLVDASKEILKKAINNIKGGVKISDIGHLMETEAKKRGYKVIKNLGGHGIGRSLHEQPDELLNYRNRFDQRRFKKNSVVAIETFISTSSSIADTTKDGWTMVGNKGGFMAQHEHTIVITDGKPIILTEMNEIWN; encoded by the coding sequence ATGTCAATCAACAACGAATCTGAATTGAAAGGAATGCAGGAAGCCAGTAAAGCAGTAGCATACACTTTGAAAGCAATGGTAGATTTTGCAAAACCCGGAATGAGCACGAAAGAGTTAGATGATTTCGGAGGGAAGATTTTAGCTGATTTTGGAGCCAAGTCTGCACCTTATTTAACTTACGGATTTCCCGGCTGGACCTGTATCAGTGTCGATAACGAATTTTGCCACGGTATTCCTTCAGAAAAAAGGATATTGAAAGAAGGTGATCTCATTAATATTGATGTTTCTGCAGAACTGAATGGTTTTTGGGCTGATAATGGTTCATCGTTTGTCATTGGAAAGGATTTTCAGCAACATCAGAAATTAGTGGATGCTTCAAAAGAGATTTTGAAAAAAGCCATCAACAATATCAAAGGTGGCGTGAAAATTTCGGACATTGGACATCTGATGGAAACCGAAGCCAAAAAGAGAGGTTATAAGGTTATCAAGAATCTGGGAGGTCACGGCATCGGAAGAAGTTTGCACGAGCAACCAGATGAATTACTGAATTACAGAAATAGATTTGACCAAAGAAGATTTAAGAAAAACTCTGTTGTTGCAATAGAAACTTTTATTTCGACTTCTTCATCTATTGCTGATACCACAAAAGATGGCTGGACAATGGTTGGAAACAAAGGCGGTTTTATGGCGCAACACGAACACACCATAGTCATTACAGACGGAAAACCAATTATCCTTACAGAAATGAATGAAATCTGGAATTAA